Proteins encoded together in one Variovorax paradoxus window:
- a CDS encoding Flp family type IVb pilin: MNNVLQAIGQYTRSFLRDDDGAQVIEYALIIAVVSIALVVALKGLTANGGGFSTFIATVTKCLTTTTCP; this comes from the coding sequence ATGAACAACGTCCTCCAGGCCATTGGCCAATACACCCGTAGCTTCCTGCGCGACGACGATGGCGCCCAAGTCATCGAGTACGCGCTGATCATCGCGGTCGTCTCGATCGCGCTGGTTGTTGCACTGAAGGGGCTTACCGCCAACGGCGGCGGCTTCTCGACCTTCATCGCAACTGTGACCAAGTGCCTCACGACAACCACTTGCCCATAA
- a CDS encoding Flp family type IVb pilin produces the protein MFKSFLKDESGAQVIEYALIIAVVSIALVVALKVLTANGGSFSTFITNVADCLKGTGPCA, from the coding sequence ATGTTCAAGTCATTCCTGAAAGACGAGAGCGGCGCTCAAGTCATCGAGTACGCGCTGATCATCGCCGTCGTCTCGATCGCGCTGGTTGTTGCGCTGAAGGTGCTCACTGCCAACGGCGGCAGTTTTTCGACCTTCATCACAAACGTGGCCGACTGCCTCAAGGGAACCGGGCCCTGCGCATGA
- a CDS encoding Flp family type IVb pilin: MFKSFLRDESGAQVVEYALLIAVISILLIIALQPLATGTGFGDLVDRVFICFSGADCD; the protein is encoded by the coding sequence ATGTTCAAGTCGTTCCTCCGGGATGAAAGCGGCGCCCAGGTGGTGGAGTACGCGCTGCTCATCGCGGTGATCTCGATCCTGCTGATCATCGCGCTGCAGCCACTGGCAACAGGCACCGGTTTCGGCGACCTCGTCGATCGCGTTTTCATCTGCTTCAGCGGCGCGGACTGCGACTGA
- a CDS encoding TadE/TadG family type IV pilus assembly protein, which translates to MQAHTSGRRQGGAMIITTALVLLFLLGFMGIALDFGHLFVVRTELQTAVDSCALASARELDKQATAIARAQSAGQTAGNANRVNMQSTTWSGQGQLIVADITFRDASYAPTVDPAVAVYAQCVHTQPNIVIWLMKAMGAFSGNAAAYPATGSVLASAVATRASAQTTCPIPVALKPKAGGVAPNYGLNVGDWVKLIQAQNASAGGEIGWANLDGSNSASETESELNNHCGTKVGDTLGTPGVQTSVVDVWNQRFGIYKNTGDPSVQRPDYTGYAYTALTWPAQSNAFGDFVAKRAAFASCAATGKVKDCEDLTGLSLNSFQKLAASGNVAGGHKQYGLDRRIVTVPVIDGGGRVIDYACMLMLQPLSIPMSDTWLEFRGNAGAAGSPCTTSGLAGGTAGPLVPVLVR; encoded by the coding sequence ATGCAAGCCCACACTTCCGGCCGCCGCCAGGGCGGTGCGATGATCATCACCACTGCATTGGTCCTGCTGTTTCTCCTCGGATTCATGGGCATTGCGCTGGATTTCGGCCACCTGTTCGTCGTCAGGACAGAGTTGCAGACGGCCGTGGACAGCTGCGCCTTGGCCTCCGCACGCGAACTCGACAAGCAGGCCACGGCAATTGCACGTGCGCAGAGCGCCGGCCAGACCGCCGGCAATGCCAATCGGGTCAACATGCAATCGACCACCTGGAGCGGGCAGGGCCAGTTGATCGTCGCCGACATCACTTTTCGCGATGCTTCCTATGCGCCTACGGTCGACCCCGCCGTAGCTGTTTATGCGCAGTGCGTGCACACGCAGCCCAACATCGTCATCTGGCTCATGAAGGCCATGGGCGCCTTCTCCGGCAATGCCGCCGCCTATCCTGCGACAGGCAGTGTCCTGGCCAGCGCAGTGGCCACACGCGCCAGTGCACAAACCACTTGCCCGATCCCCGTCGCACTCAAGCCGAAGGCGGGAGGCGTCGCGCCCAACTATGGGCTCAACGTCGGCGACTGGGTCAAGCTGATCCAGGCGCAGAACGCATCGGCCGGCGGCGAGATCGGCTGGGCCAATCTCGACGGCAGCAACAGCGCCTCGGAGACCGAATCCGAGCTGAACAATCACTGCGGAACGAAGGTGGGCGACACACTCGGTACCCCCGGTGTGCAAACCTCGGTCGTCGATGTCTGGAACCAACGCTTCGGCATCTACAAGAACACCGGCGATCCGAGCGTGCAGCGGCCCGACTACACGGGCTATGCCTATACCGCGCTCACCTGGCCCGCGCAGTCCAACGCCTTTGGCGACTTCGTGGCCAAGCGCGCGGCCTTCGCATCCTGTGCCGCCACCGGCAAGGTGAAGGATTGCGAAGACCTCACTGGGCTTTCGCTCAACAGCTTCCAGAAGCTGGCTGCATCCGGCAACGTTGCCGGAGGCCACAAGCAGTATGGGCTGGACAGGCGCATCGTCACGGTGCCGGTAATCGACGGCGGCGGCCGCGTGATCGACTACGCCTGCATGCTGATGCTGCAGCCGCTGAGCATTCCCATGAGCGACACATGGCTGGAGTTCCGCGGCAACGCCGGCGCGGCCGGCAGCCCCTGCACAACGAGCGGGCTCGCCGGTGGCACGGCAGGGCCCCTGGTACCCGTTCTGGTGAGGTGA
- a CDS encoding TadE/TadG family type IV pilus assembly protein yields MKRTSNHSQRGAALIELALITPLLLLLTFITTEFGRAMYEYNLVVKSTRDAVRYLSVQTPGTHITEARNLMVYGNTAGTGTPLARGLSLSNVPVGTCCTWQPAGANPLITTVTVRISSYTFHSLFPSVLGVVFADANGNIVFSDITATMRAPS; encoded by the coding sequence ATGAAAAGAACTTCGAACCACAGTCAGCGCGGCGCCGCGCTGATCGAGTTGGCACTCATCACGCCGCTCCTGCTGCTGCTCACCTTCATCACGACCGAGTTCGGCCGGGCAATGTACGAGTACAACCTGGTCGTCAAGTCGACACGCGACGCGGTTCGCTACCTGTCGGTCCAGACGCCGGGCACGCACATCACCGAGGCGCGCAACCTGATGGTGTACGGCAACACTGCCGGCACCGGCACACCGCTTGCGCGCGGCCTCAGCCTTTCGAACGTGCCCGTGGGCACCTGCTGCACCTGGCAGCCAGCGGGCGCCAACCCGCTCATCACCACGGTGACTGTGCGCATCAGCAGCTACACCTTTCATTCGCTCTTTCCGTCGGTGTTGGGGGTGGTGTTTGCCGATGCGAACGGCAACATCGTCTTCAGCGACATCACCGCCACCATGAGGGCTCCATCATGA
- a CDS encoding TadE/TadG family type IV pilus assembly protein, giving the protein MRHRTSGATTVEFALGLLIFLMLLLGIVDFSRMLFTWSMASEATRAGARYAVVCDDTAQQALVLARMQALLPQITAVSVAWTPASCTAATCEGVTVGITGLNYQWISPIVGATAPLIPMPSFSTFLPREVMRKDPHSPTICS; this is encoded by the coding sequence ATGAGACACCGCACATCCGGGGCGACCACCGTGGAGTTTGCGCTGGGACTGCTCATATTTCTCATGCTGCTGCTGGGCATCGTGGACTTTTCGCGCATGCTGTTCACGTGGAGCATGGCCAGCGAGGCCACGCGTGCCGGCGCGCGCTACGCGGTGGTGTGCGACGACACCGCCCAGCAGGCGCTGGTGCTGGCCCGCATGCAGGCCTTGCTGCCGCAGATCACTGCGGTGAGCGTGGCCTGGACGCCCGCGAGCTGCACGGCCGCCACGTGTGAAGGCGTCACGGTGGGCATTACCGGGCTCAACTACCAATGGATCTCGCCCATCGTAGGAGCGACTGCGCCCCTGATTCCCATGCCGAGTTTTTCGACCTTCCTGCCGCGCGAAGTCATGCGCAAGGACCCCCACAGCCCGACCATCTGCTCGTAG
- a CDS encoding AAA family ATPase: MKISIISPNPGHLQDMRKVLEARSHVVSSFEGGKSRMQWVVERSAPELLLVDGMCCDPQEIAMVEQLTMRHPAIAVVLLCAMQTPEFLILAMRSGVREVLPSPPEPAALEAAVERIALKMAGTQAREPGQVVAFIPCKGGSGATFLATNIGHQLSMRRSVLLIDLNLQFGDALSYVCDLRPTSTVADVARDIGRLDASLLAASTVKVAPGFSILAAPEDLSRALEVKAEHIDAILQVAVAQYDFVLFDLGLRIDPLAIRVMDRADRIFPVLQPSLPHIRNVTRLMQMFKSLGYAAGKVELLVNRSAGGTEIGLSDMRRSLGGATLVSVPDGGKDVDASINRGVPLAEMARGSALCKRLVEVAHTLSPRQKEAPGFIGRLFRRA, from the coding sequence ATGAAGATCTCCATCATCTCCCCCAACCCCGGCCATCTGCAGGACATGCGCAAGGTGCTCGAGGCCCGCTCACATGTGGTCTCGTCGTTCGAAGGCGGAAAGAGCCGGATGCAATGGGTGGTCGAGCGATCGGCGCCCGAGCTGCTGCTGGTGGACGGCATGTGCTGCGACCCCCAGGAGATTGCGATGGTGGAGCAGCTCACGATGCGCCATCCCGCGATTGCGGTGGTGCTGCTGTGCGCCATGCAGACGCCCGAGTTCCTGATCCTTGCCATGCGCTCGGGGGTGCGCGAAGTGCTGCCTTCGCCGCCGGAGCCGGCGGCCCTCGAGGCGGCGGTGGAACGCATTGCGCTCAAGATGGCCGGCACGCAGGCGCGCGAGCCCGGCCAGGTGGTTGCCTTCATACCGTGCAAGGGCGGCAGCGGCGCCACCTTTCTTGCGACCAACATCGGGCATCAGCTCTCCATGCGCCGTTCGGTGCTGCTGATCGACCTGAACCTGCAATTCGGCGATGCGCTGTCGTATGTGTGCGACCTGCGGCCTACCTCCACGGTGGCCGACGTGGCGCGGGACATCGGCCGGCTCGATGCTTCATTGCTTGCTGCAAGCACGGTAAAGGTGGCACCGGGCTTCAGCATTCTTGCCGCTCCTGAAGACCTTTCGCGCGCCCTGGAAGTCAAGGCCGAGCACATCGATGCGATCCTGCAGGTGGCGGTGGCGCAATACGACTTCGTGCTGTTCGACCTGGGCCTGCGCATCGATCCGCTCGCCATCCGTGTGATGGACCGCGCGGACCGCATCTTTCCGGTGCTCCAGCCCAGCTTGCCCCACATCCGCAACGTGACGCGGCTCATGCAGATGTTCAAGTCGCTCGGCTACGCGGCCGGCAAGGTCGAGCTGCTGGTCAACCGCAGCGCCGGCGGCACGGAAATCGGCTTGTCCGACATGCGCCGTTCGCTCGGCGGTGCCACGCTGGTCAGCGTGCCCGACGGCGGCAAGGACGTGGATGCCTCGATCAACCGCGGCGTGCCGCTGGCGGAGATGGCGCGGGGCAGCGCACTCTGCAAGCGGCTGGTGGAAGTCGCCCACACGCTCAGTCCACGCCAGAAGGAAGCACCTGGCTTCATCGGCCGGCTCTTCCGCCGAGCCTGA
- a CDS encoding CpaF family protein produces the protein MSFREQLNAIEAEPVARPTALPVADAALSSFASDAYKLLKERMHLKLLDRFDLAVLETLKPEVLRQEISTMVARLLQEEPEALNDIERRTLIRDIQHEMLGFGPIELLMADPTVSDILVNSHDQIYVERKGRLELTDVSFTDEKHLLRIIDKIVSLVGRRIDESSPMVDARLPDGSRVNAVVAPVALDGPMMSIRRFAKIPLKMENLVEDLKTLTPQMGLMLEGLASAKINMLISGGTGAGKTTLLNILSGFIPATERIITIEDAAELQLQQPHVARMETRPMNIEGKGEITQRALVRNALRMRPDRIVIGEVRGAEAVDMLQAMNTGHEGSLTTIHANSPRDALARLENMISMANLNLPHHSVRQQIASAITVVIQVLRMVDGRRKVTSIQEITGMEGEVVTMQEIFAFRQTGMGPDGRVRGYFHATGVRPKFVERLHSFGVVLPDTMFDPDKHYE, from the coding sequence ATGTCATTCAGAGAACAGCTCAACGCGATCGAAGCCGAGCCGGTCGCGCGCCCCACGGCGCTTCCCGTGGCCGATGCAGCGCTTTCTTCCTTTGCCTCGGACGCCTACAAGCTCCTGAAAGAGCGCATGCACCTGAAGCTGCTGGACAGGTTTGACCTGGCGGTGCTCGAGACCCTGAAGCCCGAGGTGCTGCGCCAGGAAATCTCCACGATGGTCGCGCGGCTGCTGCAGGAAGAGCCCGAGGCGCTGAACGACATCGAGCGGCGCACGCTGATACGCGACATCCAGCACGAGATGCTCGGCTTCGGCCCCATCGAGCTGTTGATGGCGGACCCTACGGTGTCGGACATCCTGGTCAACTCGCATGACCAGATCTATGTCGAGCGCAAGGGCCGGCTGGAGCTGACGGACGTGAGCTTCACCGACGAGAAGCATCTGCTGCGCATCATCGACAAGATCGTCTCGCTGGTGGGGCGGCGCATCGACGAATCCAGCCCCATGGTCGATGCCCGGCTTCCGGACGGATCGCGCGTCAATGCGGTGGTGGCGCCGGTGGCGCTGGACGGCCCGATGATGTCGATTCGGCGCTTCGCAAAGATTCCGCTGAAGATGGAAAACCTGGTGGAAGACCTCAAGACGCTCACGCCGCAAATGGGGCTGATGCTCGAAGGGCTGGCCAGCGCAAAGATCAACATGCTGATCTCCGGCGGCACCGGCGCCGGCAAGACGACGCTGCTTAACATTCTCTCGGGCTTCATTCCGGCCACCGAACGCATCATCACCATCGAGGACGCGGCCGAGCTCCAGTTGCAGCAGCCGCACGTCGCCCGCATGGAGACCCGGCCGATGAACATCGAGGGCAAGGGCGAGATCACGCAGCGCGCGCTGGTGCGCAACGCGCTGCGCATGCGGCCCGACCGTATCGTGATCGGCGAAGTGCGCGGCGCAGAGGCCGTCGACATGCTGCAGGCCATGAACACAGGCCACGAGGGTTCGCTGACCACCATCCACGCCAACAGCCCGCGCGATGCGCTGGCACGGCTGGAGAACATGATCAGCATGGCCAACCTGAACCTTCCTCATCACTCGGTGCGCCAGCAGATCGCATCGGCCATCACTGTCGTGATCCAGGTTCTTCGCATGGTGGACGGCCGGCGCAAGGTCACCAGCATCCAGGAGATCACCGGCATGGAAGGCGAGGTGGTCACCATGCAAGAGATCTTCGCTTTCCGCCAGACGGGCATGGGACCCGACGGCCGGGTGCGCGGGTACTTCCACGCCACGGGCGTCAGGCCGAAATTCGTCGAGCGCCTGCACTCCTTCGGCGTGGTGCTGCCCGACACCATGTTCGATCCCGACAAGCACTACGAATAA
- a CDS encoding type II secretion system F family protein → MFQNLVGDTLITLSVLVFVTVLLVIEGLYMLWRAYRGPEAQKIGKRLQALSAATDRIAQARLVKDRVLSEAPWMQRVLLKLPRAHRLDRFILQAGMEWTVSHVLLACLVSGMVVFMAMVSLANQPAWIALLVGAVGAAVPLLYLNYRRSRRLAHLERQLPDALDLVTRALRAGHSFASSVQMIGEEMSEPIAGEFRMVADEVGFGVSLQQALTNMSERVPLTDLRYFVVSVLIQRDSGGNLTEVLGNLSRLIRDRLKLLARVRVLSAEGRLSAWILGLMPLALVALLNAFNPEFMSPLWTDPIGITALKYMLALMVVGVLILRKIVKIRV, encoded by the coding sequence ATGTTCCAGAACCTTGTTGGCGACACGCTCATTACCCTGTCCGTGCTGGTCTTCGTGACGGTGCTGCTGGTGATCGAAGGGCTCTACATGCTCTGGCGCGCGTACCGCGGGCCCGAGGCGCAGAAAATCGGCAAGCGGCTGCAGGCGCTTTCGGCAGCCACCGACCGCATTGCGCAGGCGCGGCTTGTGAAGGACCGAGTGCTCAGCGAGGCGCCGTGGATGCAGCGCGTTCTGCTCAAGCTCCCGCGAGCCCACAGGCTGGACCGCTTCATTCTCCAGGCCGGGATGGAGTGGACGGTGTCCCACGTGCTGCTCGCATGCCTCGTGTCCGGCATGGTTGTTTTCATGGCGATGGTGTCGCTCGCAAACCAGCCCGCCTGGATTGCCCTGCTGGTGGGTGCTGTCGGTGCGGCCGTGCCGCTGCTCTATCTGAATTACCGGCGAAGCCGCCGCCTGGCGCACCTCGAGCGGCAATTGCCGGACGCGCTGGACCTGGTGACGCGCGCACTGCGCGCGGGCCATTCGTTCGCGAGCAGCGTGCAGATGATCGGCGAGGAAATGTCCGAGCCAATTGCGGGCGAGTTCCGCATGGTGGCCGACGAAGTCGGCTTCGGCGTCTCGCTGCAGCAGGCGCTCACCAACATGAGCGAACGCGTGCCGCTCACTGACCTGCGCTACTTCGTGGTGTCGGTGCTGATCCAGCGCGACTCCGGCGGCAACCTGACCGAGGTGCTCGGAAACCTGAGCAGGCTCATTCGCGACCGGCTCAAGCTGCTGGCGCGGGTGCGGGTGCTGTCTGCGGAAGGGCGTCTCTCGGCCTGGATTCTCGGCCTCATGCCTCTTGCGCTGGTGGCGCTCCTGAATGCCTTCAATCCGGAGTTCATGTCGCCGCTGTGGACCGATCCGATCGGCATCACGGCCCTCAAGTACATGCTGGCCCTGATGGTGGTTGGCGTGCTGATCCTGCGCAAGATCGTGAAGATCCGTGTCTGA
- a CDS encoding type II secretion system F family protein, whose translation MLLPILVFVAVSLAVGGFAVWVLPTRTEQRLRAVAPSSGKSAWTETAVKFVGPFAQLSSPTGEGETSPLRLKFLNAGIRHPDASLFYFGLKTLLPLGFAGLAFVAVRAAGADDGVTTLLWLAVVALLGCYLPNIVLRLMVRERQREIFENFPDAADLMLVCVEAGLGLDAALVKVTEEIRVKSEALAQELHWTNLEMRAGGTREKSLHNLALRTGVEEIGTFATMLTQADRFGTSIGESLRVFSDDLRHKRQVRAEELAAKVPTKMLLPLVLCIFPCISAVILTPAAIRMVRIIGPMLGGGG comes from the coding sequence ATGCTGCTTCCCATCCTCGTCTTTGTTGCCGTGTCCCTCGCCGTTGGCGGATTCGCCGTCTGGGTGCTGCCCACGCGCACCGAACAGCGCCTTCGGGCGGTGGCTCCTTCATCGGGCAAATCGGCCTGGACCGAAACTGCCGTCAAGTTTGTCGGCCCCTTTGCCCAGTTGTCCTCACCCACGGGAGAAGGCGAAACATCGCCCCTGCGCTTGAAGTTCTTGAACGCGGGTATTCGCCACCCTGACGCGAGCCTCTTCTACTTTGGCTTGAAGACGCTGCTACCGCTTGGCTTTGCGGGCCTGGCCTTTGTGGCGGTACGCGCGGCAGGCGCGGACGACGGAGTCACCACTTTGTTGTGGCTGGCGGTGGTGGCATTGCTCGGCTGCTACCTGCCCAACATCGTGCTGCGCCTGATGGTCAGGGAGCGGCAGCGCGAGATCTTCGAGAACTTCCCCGACGCCGCCGACCTGATGCTGGTGTGCGTCGAAGCGGGCCTGGGGCTCGATGCCGCGCTGGTCAAGGTGACCGAGGAGATCCGCGTCAAGAGCGAGGCCCTGGCACAGGAGCTGCACTGGACCAATCTGGAGATGCGCGCGGGCGGCACGCGCGAGAAGTCGTTGCACAACCTGGCACTTCGCACCGGCGTGGAGGAAATCGGAACCTTCGCCACCATGCTGACCCAGGCCGACCGGTTTGGCACCAGCATTGGCGAATCTCTGCGCGTGTTTTCGGACGACCTGCGCCACAAGCGCCAGGTTCGCGCGGAAGAGCTTGCCGCGAAGGTTCCGACCAAGATGCTGCTGCCGCTGGTGCTGTGCATCTTTCCGTGCATCTCTGCGGTCATTCTCACGCCGGCCGCCATCCGGATGGTCCGCATCATCGGGCCGATGCTCGGTGGCGGCGGCTGA
- a CDS encoding response regulator, with translation MQPTTSQPIGVMLVDDHQTMLWGLSRLIDGEQPRMKVVATANCCEDALERTGQLSPDVIVLDLDLAGRSALDILPMLLSNDVSRALILTGERSQQTLDLAVLRGARGVLHKDASAEQVLDAIERVHKGELCVDPQAMSRVFSELTAPKKPAKADPEAAKLASLTQKERQVIQAVVQGSGAANKTLASRLFVTEHTFRNHLTSIYQKLGVANRLELYIYAIKHQLDTAPH, from the coding sequence ATGCAACCCACCACCAGCCAGCCCATCGGCGTGATGCTTGTGGACGACCACCAGACGATGCTCTGGGGCCTGTCGAGACTGATCGACGGCGAGCAGCCGCGCATGAAGGTCGTTGCCACGGCCAACTGCTGCGAGGACGCGCTGGAGCGAACGGGGCAACTCTCGCCCGACGTGATAGTGCTCGACCTGGACCTGGCCGGCCGGTCAGCCCTGGACATTCTTCCGATGCTGCTGTCGAACGACGTGTCGCGCGCGCTCATTCTCACGGGCGAGCGCAGCCAGCAGACGCTGGATCTGGCGGTGCTGCGCGGCGCAAGGGGCGTGTTGCACAAGGATGCTTCCGCGGAGCAGGTGCTCGACGCGATAGAGCGCGTGCACAAGGGCGAGCTGTGCGTCGACCCGCAGGCCATGAGCCGGGTCTTCTCGGAGCTGACCGCGCCAAAGAAGCCTGCGAAGGCCGACCCTGAAGCTGCAAAGCTGGCCAGCCTCACGCAAAAGGAGCGGCAGGTCATCCAGGCGGTGGTCCAGGGCAGCGGCGCAGCGAACAAGACGCTGGCCTCGCGCCTCTTCGTTACCGAGCACACGTTCCGCAATCACCTTACGTCGATCTACCAGAAGCTGGGCGTGGCGAACCGGCTCGAGCTGTATATCTACGCGATCAAGCACCAGCTCGACACCGCGCCCCACTGA
- a CDS encoding sensor histidine kinase: MPATSFDPDCGTDFNLTADAVMVARMRLVLSISALLAVAVDAGEAQEDIGNITWLAFAGYLVYSVGVYICTRTGQRYFRGKAIHWFDVLWFTLLIFVTGGLPSLYFLFYFFVILTSSFRWGYEEGARVTMASVASFAACGLATGTDTYTPQLLMRTTFLLALGHMIGHWGGSKVELRRRLSLLGQVSQLSNPRFGVNRTIASTMERTLDFFKASHCILLMRNSETGAWVMRTLKEGDPADSVDIETISRISDSPLMALSGERVVLNNRRPWPLNRLRADGHACDPRNHRWFALDEHGARRNSAVAAMLEARSFMSAPLPMRLGEGRVFVSSRDGQFRKSDALFLAHIMGHVFPVIETIEVLDRMASEAASKERLKISLDLHDTAIQPYIGLKLGLSALRKKATADNPLIDDLDKLASMAESVVTDLRRYAGAVKHGADTRCEFILPHLHRQAAHIKTLYGIDIAILLESDVHLDDRMTAEVLQLVREGLNNICKHTHAHRGCIRIGCVGGKLHIRIENESCGTEFANFRPRSISERAAALGGRAQVSQGAGGATAVLVEIPI; this comes from the coding sequence GTGCCAGCCACCTCCTTCGACCCGGACTGCGGGACCGACTTCAACCTTACCGCCGATGCGGTCATGGTTGCAAGAATGCGGCTGGTGCTGTCGATCTCTGCACTGCTGGCGGTTGCAGTTGACGCAGGCGAAGCGCAAGAAGACATAGGCAACATCACGTGGCTGGCATTTGCCGGCTACCTGGTCTACAGCGTCGGTGTGTACATCTGCACGCGCACGGGCCAACGGTATTTCCGCGGCAAGGCCATCCACTGGTTCGACGTGCTGTGGTTCACGCTCCTTATCTTTGTAACGGGCGGCCTGCCGAGTCTCTACTTTCTTTTCTACTTCTTCGTCATCCTCACATCGTCGTTCCGCTGGGGCTACGAAGAAGGCGCCAGGGTCACGATGGCTTCCGTTGCGTCGTTTGCCGCCTGCGGGCTGGCCACGGGCACCGACACCTACACGCCCCAGCTGCTCATGCGCACCACGTTCCTGCTGGCGCTTGGGCACATGATCGGCCACTGGGGCGGATCGAAGGTCGAATTGCGGCGGCGCCTTTCCCTGCTCGGCCAGGTGAGCCAGCTGTCGAACCCCCGGTTCGGCGTGAACCGCACGATTGCCAGCACGATGGAAAGAACGCTCGATTTCTTCAAGGCGAGCCACTGCATCCTGCTGATGCGAAATTCGGAAACCGGCGCCTGGGTCATGCGCACGCTCAAGGAAGGCGATCCGGCAGACTCCGTCGACATCGAGACGATCAGCCGCATCTCCGATTCGCCGCTCATGGCATTGTCCGGCGAGCGCGTCGTGCTGAACAACCGCCGCCCCTGGCCCCTGAACCGGTTGCGGGCAGACGGCCATGCCTGCGACCCGCGCAACCACCGCTGGTTTGCCCTGGACGAACACGGCGCGCGCCGCAACTCTGCCGTTGCCGCAATGCTGGAGGCCCGCTCCTTCATGAGCGCGCCGCTGCCCATGCGGTTGGGCGAAGGCCGGGTCTTCGTGTCGTCGCGCGACGGGCAATTCCGCAAGTCGGACGCGCTGTTTCTCGCGCACATCATGGGGCACGTGTTCCCCGTCATCGAGACCATCGAGGTGCTGGACCGCATGGCTTCGGAGGCCGCCTCGAAAGAACGGCTGAAGATCTCGCTGGACCTGCACGACACGGCGATCCAGCCCTACATCGGCCTCAAGCTGGGGCTGAGCGCCCTGCGCAAGAAGGCTACTGCCGACAACCCGCTGATCGACGACCTGGACAAGCTCGCCAGCATGGCCGAAAGCGTGGTGACCGACCTGCGCCGCTATGCGGGAGCTGTAAAGCATGGCGCGGACACCCGCTGCGAGTTCATCCTTCCGCACCTGCACCGGCAGGCGGCACACATCAAGACACTCTACGGAATCGACATCGCGATCCTGCTCGAAAGCGATGTTCACCTGGACGACCGGATGACCGCCGAAGTGCTCCAGTTGGTGCGCGAGGGGCTGAACAACATCTGCAAGCACACGCATGCGCATCGCGGTTGCATCCGCATCGGCTGCGTGGGCGGCAAGCTGCACATCCGGATTGAAAACGAGAGCTGCGGCACGGAGTTCGCAAACTTCCGCCCCCGCTCCATCAGCGAACGCGCGGCCGCCCTTGGCGGGCGGGCGCAAGTCAGCCAGGGCGCCGGCGGCGCCACGGCAGTTCTGGTCGAAATACCCATCTGA
- a CDS encoding alpha/beta hydrolase: MASYDPAWLEGMYNNLARVTDHPAYFARWAKDSAAAREALSGRIDVPYGPGVNETLDIFPAPVPGAPVLVFIHGGYWRAMDKRDHSFIAPAFNDRGMCVVMPNYALCPGTAEQPVTVPGILMQMVRALEWTWRNAASFGADPSRITVAGHSAGGHMAAALLACAWKAVSPDLPAQLVRNALSISGLYDLRPLQRTPFLENVLKLDDADALRASPALWPAPARGQLHAVVGGDESGEFLRHNALIREAWGRNAVPVCESLPGLNHFSIVDALADPAHTLHRHAVQLLEA; this comes from the coding sequence ATGGCCTCGTACGACCCCGCCTGGCTGGAAGGCATGTACAACAATCTCGCGCGGGTAACAGACCATCCCGCGTACTTTGCGCGCTGGGCCAAGGATTCGGCAGCCGCGCGCGAAGCGCTTTCCGGCCGCATCGATGTGCCCTATGGCCCGGGTGTCAACGAAACGCTCGACATCTTTCCCGCACCGGTGCCCGGTGCGCCGGTGCTGGTGTTCATTCACGGCGGCTACTGGCGTGCAATGGACAAGCGCGACCATTCCTTCATTGCTCCTGCGTTCAACGACCGCGGCATGTGCGTGGTCATGCCCAATTACGCGTTGTGCCCCGGCACGGCCGAGCAGCCCGTGACGGTGCCGGGCATCCTCATGCAGATGGTGCGTGCGCTCGAGTGGACGTGGCGGAACGCCGCGAGCTTTGGCGCGGACCCCTCGCGCATCACCGTGGCCGGGCATTCGGCCGGCGGCCACATGGCGGCTGCGTTGCTTGCCTGCGCGTGGAAAGCCGTGTCGCCAGATCTCCCGGCGCAGCTGGTTCGCAACGCGCTGTCCATCTCCGGCCTGTACGACCTTCGGCCGCTGCAGCGCACGCCTTTTCTGGAGAACGTGCTCAAGCTCGATGATGCGGATGCACTGCGTGCCAGCCCGGCGCTGTGGCCGGCGCCGGCACGCGGCCAGCTGCACGCGGTGGTGGGAGGCGATGAGAGCGGGGAGTTCCTGCGGCACAACGCCTTGATTCGCGAGGCATGGGGCCGTAACGCAGTGCCCGTGTGCGAATCGCTGCCGGGCCTGAACCACTTCAGCATCGTCGACGCGCTGGCCGATCCGGCCCACACCTTGCACCGCCACGCGGTGCAGCTCCTGGAGGCCTGA